The following are encoded together in the Triticum dicoccoides isolate Atlit2015 ecotype Zavitan chromosome 6B, WEW_v2.0, whole genome shotgun sequence genome:
- the LOC119326756 gene encoding cyclin-P4-1-like isoform X1 — MAEAGELVVSGAQQDDMLRVVAALAGILERVAERNDAVGTPAEAAPASAFRATTKPGISVRAYVARIARFAGCSPACYVVAYIYLDRLLQRARRFALAVDSYSVHRLLITTVLAAVKFMDDVCYNNAYFAKVGGISLVEMNYLEVDFLFGVGFDLNVTPETFGHYCAVLQSEMLCAEAPSAPPRLQHCCLSESEDDAASCGSQQQLAA, encoded by the exons ATGGCCGAGGCCGGGGAGCTGGTGGTGAGCGGCGCCCAGCAGGACGACATGCTGCGGGTGGTCGCCGCCCTGGCCGGCATCCTGGAGCGCGTCGCGGAGCGCAACGACGCGGTGGGCACGCCCGCGGAGGCGGCGCCGGCGTCGGCGTTCCGGGCGACGACCAAGCCGGGCATCTCGGTGCGCGCGTACGTGGCGCGCATCGCGCGGTTCGCCGGGTGCAGCCCCGCGTGCTACGTCGTCGCCTACATCTACCTCGACCGGCTGCTGCAGCGCGCCCGCCGCTTCGCCCTCGCCGTGGACTCCTACAGCGTGCACCGTCTCCTCATCACGACCGTGCTCGCCGCCGTCAAGTTCATGGATGACGT ATGCTACAACAACGCCTACTTCGCCAAGGTCGGGGGCATCAGCCTGGTCGAGATGAACTACCTGGAGGTTGACTTCCTGTTCGGCGTCGGGTTCGACCTCAACGTCACCCCGGAGACGTTCGGCCACTACTGCGCCGTGCTCCAGTCCGAGATGCTCTGCGCGGAGGCTCCTTCTGCGCCGCCGAGGCTGCAGCACTGCTGTCTCTCCGAATCCGAGGACGATGCCGCCAGCTGCGGCAGCCAGCAGCAGCTCGCGGCATGA
- the LOC119326756 gene encoding cyclin-P4-1-like isoform X3, with protein sequence MAEAGELVVSGAQQDDMLRVVAALAGILERVAERNDAVGTPAEAAPASAFRATTKPGISVRAYVARIARFAGCSPACYVVAYIYLDRLLQRARRFALAVDSYSVHRLLITTVLAAVKFMDDVCYNNAYFAKVGGISLVEMNYLEVDFLFGVGFDLNVTPETFGHYCAVLQSEMLCAEAPSAPPRLQHCCLSESEDDAASCGSQQQLAA encoded by the exons ATGGCCGAGGCCGGGGAGCTGGTGGTGAGCGGCGCCCAGCAGGACGACATGCTGCGGGTGGTCGCCGCCCTGGCCGGCATCCTGGAGCGCGTCGCGGAGCGCAACGACGCGGTGGGCACGCCCGCGGAGGCGGCGCCGGCGTCGGCGTTCCGGGCGACGACCAAGCCGGGCATCTCGGTGCGCGCGTACGTGGCGCGCATCGCGCGGTTCGCCGGGTGCAGCCCCGCGTGCTACGTCGTCGCCTACATCTACCTCGACCGGCTGCTGCAGCGCGCCCGCCGCTTCGCCCTCGCCGTGGACTCCTACAGCGTGCACCGTCTCCTCATCACGACCGTGCTCGCCGCCGTCAAGTTCATGGATGACGT ATGCTACAACAACGCCTACTTCGCCAAGGTCGGGGGCATCAGCCTGGTCGAGATGAACTACCTGGAGGTTGACTTCCTGTTCGGCGTCGGGTTCGACCTCAACGTCACCCCGGAGACGTTCGGCCACTACTGCGCCGTGCTCCAGTCCGAGATGCTCTGCGCGGAGGCTCCTTCTGCGCCGCCGAGGCTGCAGCACTGCTGTCTCTCCGAATCCGAGGACGATGCCGCCAGCTGCGGCAGCCAGCAGCAGCTCGCGGCAT AA
- the LOC119326756 gene encoding cyclin-P4-1-like isoform X2: MAEAGELVVSGAQQDDMLRVVAALAGILERVAERNDAVGTPAEAAPASAFRATTKPGISVRAYVARIARFAGCSPACYVVAYIYLDRLLQRARRFALAVDSYSVHRLLITTVLAAVKFMDDVCYNNAYFAKVGGISLVEMNYLEVDFLFGVGFDLNVTPETFGHYCAVLQSEMLCAEAPSAPPRLQHCCLSESEDDAASCGSQQQLAA, from the exons ATGGCCGAGGCCGGGGAGCTGGTGGTGAGCGGCGCCCAGCAGGACGACATGCTGCGGGTGGTCGCCGCCCTGGCCGGCATCCTGGAGCGCGTCGCGGAGCGCAACGACGCGGTGGGCACGCCCGCGGAGGCGGCGCCGGCGTCGGCGTTCCGGGCGACGACCAAGCCGGGCATCTCGGTGCGCGCGTACGTGGCGCGCATCGCGCGGTTCGCCGGGTGCAGCCCCGCGTGCTACGTCGTCGCCTACATCTACCTCGACCGGCTGCTGCAGCGCGCCCGCCGCTTCGCCCTCGCCGTGGACTCCTACAGCGTGCACCGTCTCCTCATCACGACCGTGCTCGCCGCCGTCAAGTTCATGGATGACGT ATGCTACAACAACGCCTACTTCGCCAAGGTCGGGGGCATCAGCCTGGTCGAGATGAACTACCTGGAGGTTGACTTCCTGTTCGGCGTCGGGTTCGACCTCAACGTCACCCCGGAGACGTTCGGCCACTACTGCGCCGTGCTCCAGTCCGAGATGCTCTGCGCGGAGGCTCCTTCTGCGCCGCCGAGGCTGCAGCACTGCTGTCTCTCCGAATCCGAGGACGATGCCGCCAGCTGCGGCAGCCAGCAGCA GCTCGCGGCATAA